A part of Streptomyces sp. NBC_01497 genomic DNA contains:
- a CDS encoding Helicase associated domain protein → MSGESKAPAAVEGLALPSGVLRVGPLQGEMTQSFLTRLAARYGMAFRDLLAAVVDVDGLPNAMGRAQLDSEIYLNQEARNRVAQLCRVPEDRLLRALPAWAQEEPRRRFAIGPAAQFHHTAEKVRCWGPACPECTARRTGRRETARLYLGPQQRVCPSHRRWLMHIPGTAGRVMDLAGCGQVLDAQRRHVRLLRRSALASDAFEVARAVASSWWWQTWPQEHLWSARLRSLDSDGLDQDVWRVVARELVIYPETVALATLLASDGFRRRVVADAQGHLPFRLADLPSLLTAVAGCVRRPWYVEQLAQETSGPLFAWAYQCVRAQGGTRAAEQAMWAVAPAHRQLPLVDELAVRAHVGSGGRSAEGKRRRGHSRQADEAFAAGLVHASRYVREHGNLAVPQDTVIDSYRLGEWLSNVQTRAWAIGPDRAQALAVLDPWWNVPWSVQWQRSYYRARDHAAVAGPPDAAAGFPGTQILNGEWLYLQCTHYSTLHPEQQRLLADIGITAEAARTALPRRIPIQAGFETGLTHARSYVAEQGHLAVSGKDAMYQGYPLRSWLVHQRRRARENREPTEHSRALDAVDPWWNPPWVLTWQRSYAQARRLVESRGGLDVGGGFPGVEADLALWLSRQCAAYRRLDPDQQRLLADIGITAEEAAKVQGGSGASQAVNEQIAAAGLWALDGMASARSFAAVNGHLAVASEYVHDGFALGRWLVEQRRQDRRHAQATEGVWLRGRLLAELDPWWNPPWPFPWQRSYQRARKRWRKGQLNVLGPHRGRDEDEVTVWLHRQCVQHDVLQLDQQSLLADIGISSAVARAVTEADRSPARVDTGLAHARSYAAEHGHLAVAERTRHNGYPLGTWLLRQRHRVADGRTDPARIAALNALDPHWNPPWPLAWQRAYHRAHAAPASGNLTVAQRRWATTQTRLWDSLHPTQQELLANLGATPATEPVPAPTTAHRYPAGEGLPHARAYAAAHGHLAVFKHTQHHGFALGHWLIQQRRKARAGLLSALTLQELTVLDPWWNPPWPFAWQRKYHQHRTLRTTGQPLPPELQRWARKQTVLWHQLHPHQQALLSTIGIRPEASSRQGTLREA, encoded by the coding sequence ATGAGCGGCGAGAGTAAGGCACCGGCAGCAGTTGAGGGGCTCGCGCTGCCGAGCGGTGTGCTGCGCGTGGGACCGCTGCAGGGCGAGATGACGCAGTCGTTCCTGACGCGGCTGGCGGCGCGCTACGGCATGGCGTTCAGGGACCTGCTGGCGGCGGTCGTCGATGTGGACGGGCTGCCGAACGCGATGGGCAGGGCGCAGCTGGACAGCGAGATCTACCTGAACCAGGAGGCCCGGAACCGGGTAGCGCAGCTGTGTCGCGTCCCGGAGGATCGTCTGCTGCGGGCGCTGCCTGCCTGGGCGCAGGAGGAGCCCCGTCGACGGTTCGCTATAGGGCCGGCAGCGCAGTTTCACCACACCGCGGAGAAGGTTCGGTGCTGGGGGCCGGCTTGCCCTGAATGCACGGCGCGGCGTACCGGAAGGAGGGAGACCGCTCGCCTGTATCTGGGGCCGCAGCAGCGGGTGTGCCCGTCTCATCGCCGGTGGCTGATGCATATCCCGGGCACGGCGGGCCGAGTGATGGACCTGGCCGGGTGCGGGCAGGTGCTGGACGCCCAGCGCCGTCACGTGAGGCTGCTGCGTCGTTCCGCGCTGGCGTCGGATGCTTTTGAGGTGGCGCGGGCGGTGGCGTCGTCGTGGTGGTGGCAGACGTGGCCGCAGGAGCATTTGTGGTCGGCGCGGCTGCGGAGCCTGGACAGTGACGGCTTGGACCAGGATGTGTGGCGGGTTGTGGCTCGGGAACTGGTGATCTATCCGGAGACCGTTGCTCTGGCCACTCTGCTTGCCAGTGACGGCTTCCGGCGCCGCGTGGTGGCCGATGCACAGGGCCATCTTCCTTTTCGCCTGGCTGATCTGCCGTCGCTTTTAACTGCTGTTGCGGGCTGTGTGCGGAGGCCTTGGTACGTGGAGCAGCTGGCGCAGGAGACGTCAGGTCCTCTCTTTGCGTGGGCTTATCAGTGCGTGCGGGCACAGGGTGGGACAAGGGCTGCGGAACAGGCGATGTGGGCGGTGGCTCCGGCGCACCGTCAGCTCCCTCTGGTGGACGAACTCGCGGTACGGGCGCATGTGGGGTCCGGCGGCCGTAGCGCGGAAGGCAAACGGCGGCGCGGACACAGCCGGCAGGCGGACGAAGCCTTCGCGGCCGGCCTGGTGCATGCCAGCCGCTACGTGCGCGAACACGGCAATCTCGCAGTCCCGCAGGACACCGTGATCGATTCCTATCGGCTTGGGGAATGGCTGAGCAACGTCCAGACCAGAGCGTGGGCAATAGGGCCGGACCGTGCACAGGCTCTCGCGGTTTTGGACCCGTGGTGGAACGTCCCCTGGTCGGTGCAGTGGCAGCGCTCGTACTACCGGGCGCGCGATCACGCCGCAGTCGCCGGCCCGCCCGATGCGGCCGCGGGATTCCCCGGCACCCAGATCCTCAACGGCGAGTGGCTGTATCTGCAGTGCACCCACTACAGCACTCTCCATCCTGAGCAGCAGCGTCTGCTGGCGGACATCGGGATCACGGCCGAGGCGGCCCGCACCGCTCTGCCGCGGCGGATCCCCATCCAGGCCGGCTTCGAAACGGGGCTGACGCACGCCAGGTCCTACGTCGCCGAGCAGGGTCACCTGGCCGTCTCGGGCAAGGACGCGATGTACCAGGGGTATCCGCTGAGGTCGTGGCTCGTGCACCAGCGCCGCAGGGCCCGCGAGAACCGGGAACCTACGGAGCACTCCCGTGCCCTCGACGCCGTCGACCCCTGGTGGAATCCGCCCTGGGTGCTGACATGGCAGCGCTCCTACGCACAGGCCCGGCGGCTGGTGGAGAGCCGGGGCGGGCTCGATGTGGGGGGCGGCTTTCCAGGAGTCGAAGCAGATCTTGCCCTGTGGTTGTCGCGGCAGTGCGCCGCGTATCGGCGTCTGGACCCCGATCAGCAGCGCCTGCTGGCAGACATCGGCATCACAGCCGAGGAAGCCGCGAAAGTGCAGGGCGGGTCCGGGGCATCCCAGGCCGTGAACGAGCAGATTGCTGCTGCCGGTCTGTGGGCTTTGGACGGCATGGCCAGTGCTCGTTCCTTCGCCGCGGTAAACGGGCACCTTGCGGTTGCCTCCGAGTACGTGCACGACGGGTTTGCCCTGGGCCGCTGGCTGGTGGAGCAGCGCCGCCAGGACCGTCGGCACGCTCAAGCCACCGAAGGCGTGTGGCTGCGTGGCCGGCTGCTGGCCGAACTGGATCCCTGGTGGAACCCGCCCTGGCCCTTTCCCTGGCAGCGGAGTTACCAGCGGGCCCGTAAGCGATGGCGGAAAGGCCAGCTGAACGTGCTTGGCCCGCATCGCGGCAGGGACGAGGACGAGGTGACAGTGTGGCTGCACCGTCAGTGCGTCCAGCACGACGTTCTGCAACTCGATCAGCAGAGTCTCCTCGCGGACATCGGCATCTCCTCTGCCGTCGCCCGCGCAGTGACCGAAGCCGATCGAAGCCCCGCCCGCGTAGACACAGGGCTCGCCCACGCACGTAGCTATGCCGCCGAACACGGGCATCTGGCCGTGGCCGAACGGACCCGCCACAACGGCTATCCCCTCGGTACCTGGCTCCTACGCCAGCGACACCGCGTGGCTGACGGGCGCACCGATCCGGCCCGGATCGCCGCGCTGAACGCCCTTGACCCGCACTGGAACCCGCCCTGGCCCCTGGCGTGGCAGCGCGCCTACCACCGGGCACACGCCGCCCCTGCCAGCGGCAACCTGACCGTGGCCCAGCGACGCTGGGCCACCACCCAGACAAGGCTGTGGGACAGCCTCCATCCCACCCAGCAAGAGCTCCTGGCCAACCTCGGCGCCACGCCCGCCACCGAACCCGTACCGGCTCCTACAACCGCGCACCGCTATCCCGCAGGCGAAGGCCTCCCCCACGCCCGTGCCTACGCCGCCGCCCACGGCCACCTAGCCGTGTTCAAACACACCCAGCACCACGGCTTCGCCTTGGGGCACTGGCTCATCCAGCAACGGCGCA